In Musa acuminata AAA Group cultivar baxijiao chromosome BXJ3-9, Cavendish_Baxijiao_AAA, whole genome shotgun sequence, a single genomic region encodes these proteins:
- the LOC135650233 gene encoding trans-Golgi network-localized SYP41-interacting protein 1-like has translation MPDRSDSDSSPKSFSGDSSSGSEEVKPIRRAGGSRSFADPGSPSNAQQSSDEGGSSDGVLVDLPGNRDQDSRGSPGEPDSGILVNIDGSMQESTDDSGREDTFEDAPDQLGVAVSRSLRLEESMAVIDIGESSTGRLGTNELTRFQARLEDVVAECQKYKDEREVFGKEVVSLWRRLQDIFDRHSLLAAAKNDESVSLPQLKTSGGEDRALSSPTPLHLMLNECSQFLVDLESTLDERINSDGIMRELRAVLNEKDQEIEDLNVKASESSVSHDVIFSYLGSLRKTWSKSMEDSTNLLTRRLLSSLESVVGEAHMSIKDSPTDDISLVEQKTLMLIEKHSQFLSEIHLLQQCLAEVGPAFTASEENELGNIFSFAREKLFESKTKEGYLHEEMNRLEEENRRLVEQLERMKESLEAAEVEKNKTKAELEQSENKLVATREKLSIAVTKGKSLVQHRDSLKQSLAEKTGELEKCMQELQQKSEALQATEVSLEELKELLYERTSELETCLEELQHKTDEFETAKVIIEDLNATNNLVSALQESLSQRDKFLQEIEEIMLATNSLQEVLSMETIDRVRWFVNQKNAADIIILENKKIRDAISSIELPEDVSPRELDYQINWLLTAFTHAKDDNSKLRDQISGFQLAMVSHETEMSEAHKEIACLESYLLEEKSAKEILHNEHEDLKCKYEEMVQKLSTLSSDKDQLMKVLLELSESTLDDHISVDTSSIAEKCMIMVSEKMKSSLAEIERYERMLSTLYLTAQELKLCEGILEDEMIDRSAMVKLSDELTKLSNEAFVLKNEKDSIQKQLDLVEEKNSLLREKLSMAVKKGKGLMQERDHLKLSVQEKEIEIENRTHELQLKDSTINEYQEKIKNLSAKVEHIEKLEADIVLLKDEREQSQQILHERGTILNNLVSSIGKIVVPSVEVLEGPLEKVNWIAEYIQQTEVAKSNALEELHKAKDEASLQASRLSDAFATIKSLEDELSKAEKHISFTVEEKNVIQLGKISIEHEFEKLKEESSSHARKLSEAYATIKSLEDALQEAEKDIVRLNTDMKELEAKSEQEIIDLNAKLIQCREELAGTREIIENHSAELNNQLGYLEMFIKDESLFSRMAEKFSKSIEGLRTMNNLIQNMHSHFSSVGLRVHPSMQHDPAFRELPSLPKFEDFMDNRAIQLEASAADNEDISSLAKIVGSLHARAELCGDNFEVFCKILDEHIAGILQAMQATRDEFVHVLEHSESLKLDVHKLEAHNKVQEAKLVSLQKGLMTLFPACIDAMRELNQFSDSSGTLSSLDKEAFSGGLEEKDTECYAKAADSLLLAAKRIKNQYQQSSNSEKVWLTATDDMKSKLEEAESIAKTAIQEQMIDQERISTLERDLEALRELCHDMKIKVENYQAKEDMLKDKEQELLTMQNALDREIGGLELFKSQMNALMDKVNKLEVHFIETETHNPEVQYSGPVEKLFFIVDKVIDMQKKMDILTYDKEDMQLMIASHVREIEYLKRSAETIDIKYQELESQKNELLEITGDLEKIVKRLGGYDPLQDQKPLSAKLLLALLERLITASRLESENLKSKAQELGAKLQAKDNLIKELSEKVKILEDSIHTQQDVTKERTVFEETPTTLEPEISEIEDVGLLAKNILPVATAAQLRTMRKGSNDHLILNIDSGPVHSIAAREIDAKGHVFKSLNTTGLIPKQGKLIADRIDGVWVSGGQLLMRRPGTRLSIMAYMFFLHLWLLGTIL, from the exons ATGCCGGACCGCTCGGACTCCGACTCCTCCCCCAAGTCGTTTAGCGGGGACTCGAGCTCCGGCAGCGAGGAGGTGAAGCCCATCCGCCGTGCCGGGGGCTCGCGGAGCTTCGCCGATCCCGGGTCTCCCAGCAACGCCCAGCAGTCCTCCGACGAGGGCGGCAGCAGCGACGGCGTGCTCGTGGATCTCCCCGGGAACCGGGATCAG GATTCCAGGGGGTCGCCAGGGGAACCCGACAGTGGCATCCTGGTAAATATCGACGGGTCGATGCAGGAGTCCACGGACGACTCGGGGAGGGAGGATACTTTTGAGGATGCGCCGGATCAACTAGGCGTGGCGGTCTCGCGGAGCCTCCGGCTGGAGGAGTCGATGGCGGTGATTGACATCGGGGAGAGCTCTACTGGGAGATTGGGCACCAACGAACTTACCAGGTTTCAGGCTCGGCTAGAGGACGTTGTTGCTGAATGCCAGAAGTACAAG GATGAAAGAGAGGTTTTTGGAAAGGAAGTTGTCAGCCTTTGGCGAAGACTTCAGGACATCTTTGATCGTCATTCTTTACTTGCTGCTGCCAAAAATGATGAGTCAGTTAGTCTCCCTCAGCTTAAAACAAGTGGGGGTGAGGATAGGGCATTGTCATCACCCACACCGTTGCACTTGATGTTGAATGAATGTTCCCAATTCTTAGTTGATTTGGAATCCACTTTAGATGAGAGGATAAATTCTGATGGTATAATGAGGGAGCTTCGTGCTGTTCTAAATGAAAAAGACCAAGAAATCGAGGATCTCAATGTCAAGGCCTCAGAATCTTCTGTTTCTCATGATGTCATTTTTTCCTACTTGGGCTCACTTCGCAAAACATGGTCAAAGTCTATGGAGGACTCAACTAACCTTCTTACCAGAAGGTTACTCTCTTCCCTTGAATCAGTGGTTGGGGAAGCACACATGTCCATTAAAGATTCTCCTACTGATGACATCTCTCTTGTTGAGCAGAAAACATTAATGTTGATAGAAAAACATTCCCAGTTCTTATCAGAGATCCATCTACTTCAGCAGTGCTTAGCAGAGGTTGGACCTGCATTCACAGCCTCAGAAGAAAATGAATTGGGTAATATTTTCAGTTTTGCTCGTGAGAAGTTGTTTGAAAGCAAGACGAAGGAGGGCTATCTTCACGAGGAAATGAATAGATTGGAGGAAGAAAATAGGAGACTCGTTGAACAGCTTGAGAGAATGAAAGAGAGTCTAGAAGCAGCAGAAGTGGAGAAAAACAAGACAAAGGCAGAGCTTGAACAGTCAGAGAACAAGTTGGTGGCTACCAGAGAAAAGCTAAGTATTGCAGTGACAAAGGGAAAATCATTGGTTCAACATCGTGATTCATTGAAACAGTCCTTGGCAGAAAAGACAGGTGAGCTGGAGAAATGCATGCAGGAGTTGCAACAGAAGTCTGAGGCTCTACAAGCTACTGAAGTCAGCCTTGAGGAGCTGAAAGAGTTACTGTATGAGAGGACAAGTGAGCTTGAGACGTGCTTGGAGGAGTTGCAACATAAAACTGATGAATTTGAGACCGCTAAGGTGATCATTGAGGATTTGAATGCAACCAATAACTTAGTTAGCGCTCTTCAAGAGTCACTTTCGCAAAGggataagtttcttcaagaaattGAAGAAATTATGTTGGCGACAAATTCCCTGCAAGAAGTGCTTTCCATGGAGACAATTGATAGGGTAAGGTGGTTTGTTAACCAAAAGAATGCTGCAGATATCATAATTCTGGAAAATAAGAAAATCAGAGATGCCATATCTTCCATTGAATTACCAGAAGATGTTTCACCCAGGGAATTAGATTATCAAATTAATTGGCTTTTGACTGCATTCACGCATGCTAAAGATGATAACAGTAAGCTGCGGGATCAAATTAGTGGCTTCCAGCTTGCTATGGTGTCACACGAAACAGAAATGTCAGAGGCACATAAGGAAATTGCTTGCCTGGAATCATATCTTCTGGAAGAAAAGTCAGCAAAAGAAATTCTTCATAATGAACATGAAGATTTGAAATGCAAATATGAGGAGATGGTTCAAAAACTGTCTACACTTTCTTCTGATAAAGATCAGTTGATGAAAGTATTGTTGGAATTATCTGAAAGCACATTGGATGACCATATTTCTGTGGATACAAGTTCTATAGCGGAGAAATGCATGATTATGGTCAGTGAAAAGATGAAGTCATCTCTTGCTGAAATTGAACGGTATGAAAGGATGTTGAGCACACTATATTTAACAGCTCAGGAATTGAAATTGTGTGAGGGGATTCTTGAGGATGAGATGATTGACAGATCTGCCATGGTGAAACTATCAGATGAGCTGACAAAATTGTCAAATGAAGCATTTGTTTTAAAAAATGAGAAGGACTCCATACAGAAACAGCTAGATCTAGTTGAGGAGAAAAATTCTCTGCTTAGAGAGAAGCTATCCATGGCTGTGAAGAAAGGAAAGGGTTTAATGCAAGAACGTGACCACTTAAAACTCTCTGTACAAGAGAAAGAAATTGAAATTGAAAACCGAACACATGAGCTGCAGCTAAAAGATTCTACTATCAACGAGTACCAAGAGAAGATAAAAAATTTGTCAGCTAAAGTTGAGCACATTGAGAAGCTAGAGGCAGATATAGTCTTATTGAAGGATGAAAGAGAGCAAAGCCAACAAATTTTGCATGAGAGAGGCAccatattaaataatttagttAGTTCTATAGGAAAAATTGTTGTTCCTAGTGTTGAGGTCCTTGAAGGGCCCTTAGAAAAGGTTAATTGGATTGCTGAATACATTCAACAAACAGAAGTGGCAAAAAGTAATGCATTAGAAGAGCTTCATAAAGCAAAAGATGAAGCTAGCTTACAGGCTAGCAGGTTATCAGATGCCTTTGCAACTATTAAATCATTAGAGGATGAATTGTCCAAGGCAGAAAAACATATTTCTTTTACTGTTGAAGAAAAGAATGTCATCCAACTTGGCAAGATTTCTATTGAGCATGAGTTTGAGAAGCTCAAGGAGGAGAGTTCTTCACATGCTAGAAAGTTATCAGAGGCCTATGCCACTATAAAGTCACTTGAAGATGCATTACAAGAAGCAGAAAAGGATATTGTTCGACTAAATACTGACATGAAAGAATTGGAGGCCAAAAGTGAACAGGAGATCATTGACTTGAATGCCAAATTAATTCAATGCCGGGAGGAGTTGGCAGGAACTCGTGAAATTATAGAGAACCATTCAGCTGAGCTAAATAATCAACTTGGatatttagaaatgttcataaaggATGAGAGTCTATTTTCCAGAATGGCTGAAAAATTCAGCAAAAGTATTGAGGGATTGAGAACAATGAACAATCTTATTCAGAATATGCACAGCCACTTTTCTTCAGTGGGTCTACGTGTGCATCCTAGCATGCAG CATGACCCTGCATTTAGAGAGCTTCCTTCTCTACCAAAATTTGAGGACTTCATGGACAACAGGGCCATACAATTGGAGGCAAGTGCTGCTGACAATGAAGATATTTCATCCTTGGCCAAGATTGTAGGAAGTCTGCATGCTCGAGCTGAGCTTTGTGGTGACAATTTTGAAGTTTTCTGCAAGATTCTAGACGAGCACATAGCAGGAATATTGCAAGCCATGCAAGCTACTAGAGACGAGTTTGTTCATGTTCTTGAGCATAGCGAGTCCTTAAAGCTGGATGTACATAAATTAGAAGCTCATAATAAggttcaagaagcaaaacttgtttcTTTACAGAAAGGATTGATGACACTTTTTCCTGCATGCATTGATGCTATGCGAGAACTCAATCAATTTAGTGATTCAAGTGGCACATTGTCTTCCTTAGATAAGGAAGCTTTTTCAGGAGGATTAGAAGAGAAGGATACTGAATGTTATGCTAAGGCAGCAGATAGTTTATTACTTGCAGCAAAGAGAATCAAGAATCAGTATCAACAGTCATCAAATTCAGAGAAAGTCTGGTTAACAGCCACAGATGATATGAAAAGCAAACTGGAAGAAGCTGAATCGATTGCTAAAACTGCCATTCAAGAGCAGATGATCGACCAAGAAAGAATTTCTACATTGGAGAGAGATCTTGAAGCATTGAGAGAGTTATGCCATGATATGAAAATTAAGGTAGAGAATTATCAGGCCAAGGAGGATATGTTGAAGGACAAAGAACAAGAACTTCTGACAATGCAAAATGCTTTAGACAGAG AAATCGGTGGCCTGGAATTGTTCAAAAGCCAAATGAACGCGCTGATGGATAAAGTTAATAAGCTAGAAGTTCATTTCATTGAGACAGAAACACACAATCCTGAAGTTCAGTACTCAGGTCCTGTTGAGAAACTCTTTTTTATAGTTGATAAAGTCATTGATATGCAGAAAAAGATGGATATCTTGACTTACGATAAGGAAGACATGCAGTTGATGATTGCGTCCCATGTGCGTGAGATTGAATATCTGAAAAGGTCAGCTGAAACAATCGATATCAAGTATCAGGAATTGGAATCGCAGAAGAATGAATTATTAGAAATCACTGGTGATTTGGAGAAAATCGTAAAAAGATTAGGGGGATATGATCCACTCCAAGATCAAAAACCTTTAAGTGCAAAACTGCTCCTAGCACTGCTGGAGAGACTGATAACAGCCTCAAGATTAGAATCTGAAAACTTAAAATCTAAAGCACAAGAATTGGGAGCTAAATTACAAGCAAAAGATAATCTTATCAAAGAATTGTCAGAGAAGGTAAAAATTCTTGAGGATTCAATTCATACTCAGCAGGATGTCACAAAAGAAAGGACTGTTTTTGAAGAAACTCCCACAACATTGGAACCGGAGATATCTGAAATTGAAGATGTG GGACTCTTGGCAAAGAACATATTACCTGTTGCAACTGCTGCTCAATTGAGAACAATGCGGAAGGGGTCAAATGACCATCTCATCCTCAACATTGATTCAGGGCCTGTTCATTCAATTGCTGCCCGGGAGATTGATGCCAAAG GCCATGTTTTCAAATCTCTGAATACTACTGGTCTAATCCCAAAACAAGGGAAGTTGATTGCAGATCGAATTGATGGTGTTTG GGTTTCTGGTGGTCAGTTACTGATGCGTCGTCCTGGAACAAGGCTAAGTATCATGGCTTACATGTTCTTCTTGCATCTATGGTTGCTAGGCACCATATTGTAA
- the LOC103997186 gene encoding anthranilate synthase alpha subunit 1, chloroplastic, which produces METLAIPTCAPARVQPASLFRCRPTPAFRSPYAAAAAWTRRYRLRRLSSCSIPSIRCSAVPPPSVSATVGNDEPFKFMEAAKKGNLVPLYQCIFSDHLTPVQAYRCLVKEDDRDAPSFLFESVEQGLRGTNVGRYSVVGAQPAMEIVAKENTVSIMDHEEGRMTEETVEDPMQIPRRIMEGWTPQFIDELPDAFCGGWVGYFSYDTVRYVEKKKLPFSSAPKDDRNLPDVHLGLYNDVIVFDHVEKKAYVIHWVQVDRYSCVEKAYQDGKNHLDNFLSKVQNVNVPRLSAGSVKMHTQQFGTTLTKSSMTSEEYKKAVLQAKERIFAGDIFQIVLSQRFERRTFADPFEVYRALRIVNPSPYMAYLQARGCILVASSPEILTRVKKGTIINRPLAGTVKRGRMDEEDKLNEQQLLNDEKQCAEHIMLVDLGRNDVGRVSKPGSVKVEKLMNIERYSHVMHISSTVTGELFDHLTCWDALRAALPVGTVSGAPKVKAMELIDQLEVTRRGPYSGGFGGVSFTGNMDIALALRTIVFPTGSRFNTMYSYKDMGRRQEWVAHLQAGAGIVADSNPDDEQRECENKAAALARAIDLAESTFVSKS; this is translated from the exons ATGGAAACCCTCGCGATCCCAACCTGTGCTCCAGCCCGCGTCCAGCCGGCGAGCCTCTTCCGCTGCCGGCCGACCCCGGCGTTTCGCTCCCCttacgctgccgccgccgcttggACTAGAAGGTACCGCTTGCGCCGCCTGTCCTCCTGCTCGATTCCCTCTATCAGATGCTCCGCCGTCCCCCCTCCCTCTGTTTCCGCCACAG TTGGCAATGATGAGCCCTTTAAGTTCATGGAGGCCGCCAAGAAGGGTAATTTGGTGCCCCTCTACCAGTGCATTTTCTCCGATCACCTCACCCCTGTGCAAGCCTATCGTTGTCTCGTGAAGGAGGATGACCGCGACGCCCCCAGCTTTCTTTTTGAGTCGGTGGAGCAAGGTCTCCGGGGGACTAATGTC GGCCGATACAGCGTGGTGGGAGCTCAGCCAGCCATGGAGATTGTTGCGAAGGAGAACACGGTCTCCATCATGGACCACGAGGAAGGGCGCATGACAGAGGAGACTGTCGAGGACCCTATGCAAATTCCCCGGAGGATCATGGAGGGTTGGACCCCACAGTTTATCGATGAACTTCCTGATGCCTTCTGTG gTGGATGGGTTGGGTATTTTTCCTATGATACAGTGCGATATGTTGAGAAGAAAAAGCTTCCATTCTCTAGTGCTCCTAAGGATGACAGGAACTTACCAGATGTCCACTTAGGACTCTACAATGATGTCATAGTGTTTGACCACGTGGAAAAG AAAGCATATGTGATTCATTGGGTGCAAGTGGATCGGTACTCCTGTGTTGAGAAAGCCTATCAAGATGGGAAGAACCATTTGGATAATTTTCTGTCTAAGGTGCAGAATGTCAATGT GCCCAGGCTTTCTGCTGGATCCGTAAAAATGCATACTCAGCAGTTTGGTACTACTTTAACAAAGTCATCAATGACAAGTGAAgaatacaagaaggcagttttgcAGGCAAAAGAACGTATCTTTGCAGGTGATATTTTTCAGATCGTCTTGAGCCAACGTTTTGAGCGGCGTACATTTGCAGATCCATTTGAAGTTTACCGAGCACTAAGAATTGTGAATCCAAGCCCATATATGGCATATTTACAA GCAAGGGGATGTATTCTTGTAGCATCAAGCCCTGAAATTCTTACTCGTGTAAAGAAG GGGACAATCATTAATCGACCTCTTGCTGGGACAGTTAAAAGAGGAAGAATGGATGAGGAGGATAAATTGAATGAACAACAGCTACTTAATGATGAAAAACAATGTGCTGAGCACATTATGCTTGTAGATTTGGGACGGAATGATGTTGGAAGG GTATCAAAACCTGGATCAGTAAAGGTGGAGAAACTTATGAATATTGAGAGATACTCGCATGTGATGCACATCAGCTCCACG GTTACTGGAGAGTTGTTTGATCATCTCACTTGCTGGGATGCTCTCCGTGCTGCTTTGCCTGTAGGAACAGTCAGCGGAGCTCCAAAG GTAAAAGCGATGGAGTTAATTGATCAGCTGGAAGTCACAAGAAGGGGGCCGTACAGTGGCGGCTTTGGAGGGGTTTCATTTACCGGCAACATGGATATCGCGCTTGCCCTCCGTACCATAGTCTTTCCAACTGGAAGCCGATTCAACACCATGTATTCATACAAGGACATGGGCAGGCGCCAAGAATGGGTTGCGCACCTTCAAGCTGGAGCTGGCATTGTGGCGGACAGCAACCCCGATGATGAGCAGCGAGAATGTGAGAACAAAGCTGCAGCGCTTGCTCGTGCCATTGATCTTGCCGAGTCTACATTCGTTTCAAAGTCATAG
- the LOC103997187 gene encoding AUGMIN subunit 6, translating into MATEREKEREAELENAMYTNCLLLGLDPAVLGGGPRLGHFRHSNPKLGEQLLYFLLCALRGSSKDFDKVWPIFDSAQSRDFRKIVQGIISELESQGVLPRSNSRVSSLATCCGPRFVELLWQLSVHALREVHKRTFAADVASNPLPPALTDASYQHAAALLPVTKARIALERRRFLKNANAAVHRQTTWSNLAHEMTAEFRGLCAEEAYLQQELEKLQDIRSKAKSEGESCEDHVSSSAQNSQLITKATRLWESLLARRSQHEVLASGPIEDLIAHRDHRYRISGSSLVAAMDPTSHVPYSGILSVSSGEMSSPVDVQEQMNLPHPQVKSETLSKMVDRGGIVHPTVDVAEILRRWTHALQRIHKQSLHLVKANDGEGPELLRSSSDNVMSGHAESLAVTLAEHRQHLVSIQGLISQLKEAIPAMQKSIADLTEEVENISSTTMDGFNARPTLNMQSQGAQDIVTDDVVTLNSRLSSLQLEKASTSPVLKLPHLISLAPNSSGKNTHTSKRTAIITQSIQESLPVGTSVESQFTNDRTGSAAKEDDNYNVQSIRRSVREAALSRPLRNSELLKERSKDDGSEHFFIPLSTGVPLKEVDAVAIRRKQQLVLSPPENNNHNISKFFFSNSEGQLDSVQTLSINSYGLDGHTNQTGLIQPATVNSKRVYPDIDDALDQVFSPPLLMESSFFQDTYEDLLAPLSDTDAALMDF; encoded by the exons ATGGCGACGGagcgagagaaagagagggaggcGGAGCTCGAGAACGCGATGTATACCAACTGCCTCCTCCTCGGCCTCGATCCGGCCGTTCTCGGCGGCGGTCCCAGGCTGGGGCATTTCCGCCACTCCAATCCCAAGTTGGGCGAGCAGCTCCTCTACTTCTTACTCTGCGCCCTCCGCGGATCCTCCAAG GATTTTGATAAAGTTTGGCCTATCTTCGACTCTGCCCAGTCTCGTGACTTCCGAAAG ATCGTGCAAGGGATTATTAGTGAGCTAGAATCGCAAGGGGTGCTGCCGCGGAGTAATTCTAGGGTTTCGTCCCTTGCAACTTGTTGTGGGCCGAG ATTTGTTGAGCTTCTGTGGCAACTTTCCGTGCATGCCTTGCGAGAGGTTCACAAACGAACATTTGCTGCTGATGTTGCTTCTAATCCTCTGCCTCCTGCTCTAACAGATGCTTCCTATCAACACGCTGCTGCATTGCTTCCAGTGACTAAG GCTAGAATAGCTCTTGAAAGAAGAAGATTTCTGAAAAATGCAAATGCTGCTGTTCACAGACAAACCACTTGGTCAAACTTGGCCCATGAAATGACTGCTGAGTTTCGTGGTCTTTGTGCTGAAGAG GCCTATTTGCAGCAAGAGTTGGAAAAACTGCAGGACATAAGAAGCAAAGCTAAATCGGAAGGGGAATCATGTGAAGATCATGTCTCCAGTTCTGCTCAGAATTCACAGTTAATAACCAAGGCTACTCGCCTTTGGGAGTCATTATTAGCTCGAAGGA GTCAACATGAAGTTTTAGCATCCGGCCCAATTGAGGATTTGATAGCCCATCGTGACCATAG ATATCGCATCTCTGGGTCATCTTTGGTTGCAGCTATGGATCCAACTTCACATGTTCCTTATTCGGGCATACTATCAGTTTCTTCTGGTGAAATGTCTTCACCTGTAGATGTTCAGGAGCAGATGAATTTACCTCATCCTCAAGTGAAAAGTGAGACTCTTTCAAAGATGGTTGATAGGGGTGGAATAGTTCATCCTACAGTTGATGTTGCTGAAATTCTCAGACGTTGGACTCATGCTTTACAACGTATTCATAAACAATCTCTTCATCTG GTCAAGGCTAATGATGGGGAGGGCCCAGAGCTACTCCGCAGCTCATCGGATAATGTTATGAGTGGGCATGCTGAGTCCTTGGCTGTAACTCTAGCAGAACATCGCCAACATTTGGTTAGCATACAG GGACTAATTAGTCAACTTAAGGAAGCCATTCCAGCAATGCAAAAATCTATTGCAGATCTCACTGAAGAAGTAGAAAATATTTCATCAACTACAATGGATGGGTTTAATGCAAGACCAACATTAAATATGCAGTCACAAGGGGCTCAA GATATTGTTACCGATGATGTTGTCACGTTAAATTCTAGACTCTCATCCCTTCAGCTTGAGAAAGCTTCCACAAGTCCTGTTCTGAAACTCCCTCATTTAATCAGCCTGGCCCCCAATTCATCAGGAAAAAATACACACACATCAAAGAGGACTGCTATAATCACTCAATCCATCCAGGAATCTTTGCCAGTGGGAACATCAGTAGAGTCTCAGTTCACAAATGACCGTACAGGTAGCGCAGCAAAAG AGGATGATAATTACAATGTTCAGAGTATAAGGCGTTCTGTTCGCGAAGCAGCATTGTCAAGACCATTAAGAAACTCAGAATTGCtaaaagaaagaagcaaagatGATGGTTCTGAACACTTCTTCATACCTCTATCTACAGGAGTTCCACTAAAAGAAGTAGATGCTGTTGCTATTCGAAGAAAACAACAATTAGTTTTGTCTCCACCAGAAAACAACAATCacaatatttcaaaattttttttctctaactcCGAGGGCCAGCTAGATTCTGTTCAAACTTTATCAATTAATTCATATGGGCTTGACGGGCACACAAATCAGACAGGCTTAATTCAACCAGCCACTGTTAATTCAAAAAGAGTATATCCTGATATTGATGATGCTCTCGATCAAGTTTTCTCACCCCCATTGTTAATGGAATCATCATTCTTCCAGGATACTTATGAGGACTTGCTTG CACCATTATCTGACACTGATGCTGCCCTAATGGATTTTTAG